A section of the Paramisgurnus dabryanus chromosome 4, PD_genome_1.1, whole genome shotgun sequence genome encodes:
- the gria2a gene encoding glutamate receptor 2a isoform X5 → MILSGFLFPALWGLALGGSPSVQIGGLFPRGADQEYSAFRIGMVQFGTAEFRLTPHIDNLEVANSFAITNCFCSQFSRGVYAIFGFYDKKSVNTITSFCETLHVSFITPSFPADGLNQFVLQMRPDIKGPLISLVEYYKWEKFAYLYDSDRGLSTLQAVLDTAAERKWQVTAINVGNLKDEWKDEAYRSLFQDLENKKERRVILDCEQDKVKDIMEQVITIGRHVKGYHYIIANFGFVDGDLSKIQYGGANVSGFQIVDFDDPLVAKFDQRWEALEEKEYPGADSRIRYTSALTYDAVQVMTEAFRFLHKQRIDISRRGNNGDCLANPAVPWAQGVEIERALKQVRVDGLTGNIQFDQYGRRVNYTVNVMELKNSGPVKIGYWNEVDKMAVTKSDLFPNDTMGMENKTVVVTTILEAPYVMLKKNAELFTDNERYEGYCVDLAAEIAKHCGFKYQLRIVADGKYGARDAETKIWNGMVGELVYGKADIAVAPLTITLVREEVIDFSKPFMSLGISIMIKKPQKSKPGVFSFLDPLAYEIWMCIVFAYIGVSVVLFLVSRFSPYEWHTEEFEDGQLGPSESTNEFGIFNSLWFSLGAFMQQGCDISPRSLSGRIVGGVWWFFTLIIISSYTANLAAFLTVERMVSPIESAEDLAKQTEIAYGTLDAGSTKEFFRRSKIALFDKMWQYMKSAEPSVFVKNTVEGVLRVRKSKGKYAYLLESTMNEYIEQRKPCDTMKVGGNLDSKGYGIATPKGSALRNAVNLAVLKLNEQGLLDKLKNKWWYDKGECGSGGGESKEKTSALSLSNVAGVFYILVGGLGLAMLVALVEFCYKSRAEAKRMKVAKTQALNPPSSSQNSQNFATYKEGYNMTFTDAMRSKARLSITGNTGENGRVLTPDFSKAVHAVPYLRPGMAMPLSVSELS, encoded by the exons TTTGCTCCCAGTTCTCCAGGGGAGTGTATGCTATCTTCGGCTTCTACGATAAGAAGTCTGTGAACACAATCACGTCATTTTGTGAGACGCTGCACGTGTCCTTCATCACACCCAGTTTTCCAGCCGATGGGCTCAACCAGTTTGTTCTACAAATGCGACCTGATATCAAAGGTCCTCTCATCAGCCTAGTGGAATATTACAAGTGGGAGAAGTTTGCCTATCTATATGACAGCGACAGAG GTCTCTCGACCCTGCAGGCAGTGCTGGACACAGCAGCAGAGAGGAAATGGCAGGTAACAGCAATAAATGTTGGGAACCTGAAGGATGAGTGGAAAGATGAGGCATATCGTTCCCTCTTTCAAGACCTCGAGAACAAGAAAGAGAGGAGAGTCATTTTAGACTGTGAACAGGACAAGGTCAAGGACATTATGGAACAG GTTATTACGATTGGTCGACACGTAAAAGGATATCATTACATCATTGCCAATTTT GGTTTTGTGGATGGAGATTTGTCCAAGATTCAATATGGAGGAGCGAATGTATCTGGATTTCAGATTGTGGATTTTGATGACCCTCTTGTTGCTAAATTTGACCAGCGCTGGGAGGCGCTGGAAGAAAAGGAGTATCCTGGAGCAGACAGCAGAATTAGG TACACTTCTGCCCTCACATATGATGCTGTTCAAGTAATGACGGAGGCGTTCCGATTTCTGCATAAACAAAGAATTGACATCAGCCGGCGTGGCAACAACGGAGATTGTCTGGCCAATCCTGCGGTGCCGTGGGCACAGGGGGTGGAGATAGAGCGTGCCCTCAAGCAG GTGCGAGTTGATGGATTGACAGGAAATATTCAGTTTGATCAGTACGGCAGGAGGGTGAATTACACAGTCAATGTCATGGAGCTGAAAAACAGTGGCCCTGTAAAG ATTGGTTACTGGAATGAGGTGGACAAAATGGCGGTCACAAAATCAGACCTTTTCCCAAATGACACCATGGGAATGGAGAATAAAACTGTGGTTGTGACAACAATCCTG GAGGCACCGTATGTAATGCTGAAGAAGAACGCAGAGTTATTCACTGACAATGAACGTTATGAGGGATACTGTGTGGATCTGGCCGCTGAGATTGCAAAGCATTGTGGATTTAAGTACCAGCTGAGGATTGTGGCAGATGGGAAGTATGGCGCACGAGATGCTGAGACTAAAATTTGGAATGGCATGGTTGGGGAGCTGGTGTATGGG AAAGCAGACATCGCTGTTGCTCCTCTAACCATCACTCTTGTCAGAGAGGAGGTGATCGACTTCTCAAAACCTTTCATGAGTCTTGGCATTTCCATTATGATCAAAAAACCACAGAAATCCAAGCCGGGCGTCTTCTCCTTTCTGGACCCATTAGCCTATGAGATCTGGATGTGCATTGTATTCGCCTACATCGGAGTAAGCGTTGTGCTCTTCCTTGTTAGCCGATTCAGTCCTTACGAGTGGCACACAGAGGAGTTTGAGGACGGGCAGCTCGGCCCTAGCGAATCAACGAACGAATTTGGCATCTTTAATAGTCTGTGGTTTTCTCTGGGCGCTTTTATGCAGCAGGGATGCGATATTTCACCAAG GTCTCTGTCTGGTCGTATAGTTGGTGGTGTATGGTGGTTTTTCACCCTCATCATCATTTCCTCTTACACGGCCAATCTGGCTGCCTTCCTCACTGTGGAGAGGATGGTGTCACCTATTGAGAGTGCTGAAGATTTGGCCAAACAGACTGAAATCGCCTATGGGACACTGGATGCAGGCTCCACCAAAGAGTTCTTTAGG AGATCCAAGATCGCTCTCTTTGACAAGATGTGGCAGTACATGAAGAGCGCCGAGCCGTCTGTGTTCGTTAAAAACACGGTGGAAGGTGTTTTGCGAGTTCGGAAGTCCAAAGGCAAATATGCTTACCTTCTGGAGTCCACCATGAACGAGTACATCGAGCAGCGCAAGCCTTGCGACACCATGAAGGTTGGAGGGAACCTTGACTCTAAAGGCTACGGCATCGCTACACCCAAGGGATCTGCTTTAAG AAACGCGGTAAACCTTGCAGTGCTAAAACTGAACGAGCAGGGGCTTCTGGATAAATTGAAAAACAAATGGTGGTACGACAAAGGAGAGTGCGGCAGCGGAGGCGGGGAGTCAAAG GAGAAGACTAGTGCCCTCAGCCTGAGTAACGTTGCGGGCGTCTTCTACATCCTGGTTGGCGGTCTTGGTCTGGCTATGCTGGTCGCTCTGGTGGAGTTCTGCTACAAGTCTCGCGCGGAGGCCAAGCGCATGAAGGTTGCCAAGACTCAGGCTCTAAATCCCCCCTCTTCCTCGCAGAATTCTCAGAATTTTGCTACTTATAAGGAAGGGTACAAC ATGACGTTCACAGATGCTATGCGCAGTAAGGCCAGGTTGTCTATAACGGGCAATACAGGGGAGAACGGACGAGTGCTGACTCCAGACTTCTCTAAAGCCGTCCATGCTGTGCCGTACCTGAGACCTGGCATGGCAATGCCTCTGAGTGTGAGCGAGCTGTCCTGA
- the gria2a gene encoding glutamate receptor 2a isoform X2, protein MILSGFLFPALWGLALGGSPSVQIGGLFPRGADQEYSAFRIGMVQFGTAEFRLTPHIDNLEVANSFAITNCFCSQFSRGVYAIFGFYDKKSVNTITSFCETLHVSFITPSFPADGLNQFVLQMRPDIKGPLISLVEYYKWEKFAYLYDSDRGLSTLQAVLDTAAERKWQVTAINVGNLKDEWKDEAYRSLFQDLENKKERRVILDCEQDKVKDIMEQVITIGRHVKGYHYIIANFGFVDGDLSKIQYGGANVSGFQIVDFDDPLVAKFDQRWEALEEKEYPGADSRIRYTSALTYDAVQVMTEAFRFLHKQRIDISRRGNNGDCLANPAVPWAQGVEIERALKQVRVDGLTGNIQFDQYGRRVNYTVNVMELKNSGPVKIGYWNEVDKMAVTKSDLFPNDTMGMENKTVVVTTILEAPYVMLKKNAELFTDNERYEGYCVDLAAEIAKHCGFKYQLRIVADGKYGARDAETKIWNGMVGELVYGKADIAVAPLTITLVREEVIDFSKPFMSLGISIMIKKPQKSKPGVFSFLDPLAYEIWMCIVFAYIGVSVVLFLVSRFSPYEWHTEEFEDGQLGPSESTNEFGIFNSLWFSLGAFMQQGCDISPRSLSGRIVGGVWWFFTLIIISSYTANLAAFLTVERMVSPIESAEDLAKQTEIAYGTLDAGSTKEFFRRSKIALFDKMWQYMKSAEPSVFVKNTVEGVLRVRKSKGKYAYLLESTMNEYIEQRKPCDTMKVGGNLDSKGYGIATPKGSALRTPVNLAVLKLSEQGILDKLKNKWWYDKGECGAKDSGSKEKTSALSLSNVAGVFYILVGGLGLAMLVALVEFCYKSRAEAKRMKMTFTDAMRSKARLSITGNTGENGRVLTPDFSKAVHAVPYLRPGMAMPLSVSELS, encoded by the exons TTTGCTCCCAGTTCTCCAGGGGAGTGTATGCTATCTTCGGCTTCTACGATAAGAAGTCTGTGAACACAATCACGTCATTTTGTGAGACGCTGCACGTGTCCTTCATCACACCCAGTTTTCCAGCCGATGGGCTCAACCAGTTTGTTCTACAAATGCGACCTGATATCAAAGGTCCTCTCATCAGCCTAGTGGAATATTACAAGTGGGAGAAGTTTGCCTATCTATATGACAGCGACAGAG GTCTCTCGACCCTGCAGGCAGTGCTGGACACAGCAGCAGAGAGGAAATGGCAGGTAACAGCAATAAATGTTGGGAACCTGAAGGATGAGTGGAAAGATGAGGCATATCGTTCCCTCTTTCAAGACCTCGAGAACAAGAAAGAGAGGAGAGTCATTTTAGACTGTGAACAGGACAAGGTCAAGGACATTATGGAACAG GTTATTACGATTGGTCGACACGTAAAAGGATATCATTACATCATTGCCAATTTT GGTTTTGTGGATGGAGATTTGTCCAAGATTCAATATGGAGGAGCGAATGTATCTGGATTTCAGATTGTGGATTTTGATGACCCTCTTGTTGCTAAATTTGACCAGCGCTGGGAGGCGCTGGAAGAAAAGGAGTATCCTGGAGCAGACAGCAGAATTAGG TACACTTCTGCCCTCACATATGATGCTGTTCAAGTAATGACGGAGGCGTTCCGATTTCTGCATAAACAAAGAATTGACATCAGCCGGCGTGGCAACAACGGAGATTGTCTGGCCAATCCTGCGGTGCCGTGGGCACAGGGGGTGGAGATAGAGCGTGCCCTCAAGCAG GTGCGAGTTGATGGATTGACAGGAAATATTCAGTTTGATCAGTACGGCAGGAGGGTGAATTACACAGTCAATGTCATGGAGCTGAAAAACAGTGGCCCTGTAAAG ATTGGTTACTGGAATGAGGTGGACAAAATGGCGGTCACAAAATCAGACCTTTTCCCAAATGACACCATGGGAATGGAGAATAAAACTGTGGTTGTGACAACAATCCTG GAGGCACCGTATGTAATGCTGAAGAAGAACGCAGAGTTATTCACTGACAATGAACGTTATGAGGGATACTGTGTGGATCTGGCCGCTGAGATTGCAAAGCATTGTGGATTTAAGTACCAGCTGAGGATTGTGGCAGATGGGAAGTATGGCGCACGAGATGCTGAGACTAAAATTTGGAATGGCATGGTTGGGGAGCTGGTGTATGGG AAAGCAGACATCGCTGTTGCTCCTCTAACCATCACTCTTGTCAGAGAGGAGGTGATCGACTTCTCAAAACCTTTCATGAGTCTTGGCATTTCCATTATGATCAAAAAACCACAGAAATCCAAGCCGGGCGTCTTCTCCTTTCTGGACCCATTAGCCTATGAGATCTGGATGTGCATTGTATTCGCCTACATCGGAGTAAGCGTTGTGCTCTTCCTTGTTAGCCGATTCAGTCCTTACGAGTGGCACACAGAGGAGTTTGAGGACGGGCAGCTCGGCCCTAGCGAATCAACGAACGAATTTGGCATCTTTAATAGTCTGTGGTTTTCTCTGGGCGCTTTTATGCAGCAGGGATGCGATATTTCACCAAG GTCTCTGTCTGGTCGTATAGTTGGTGGTGTATGGTGGTTTTTCACCCTCATCATCATTTCCTCTTACACGGCCAATCTGGCTGCCTTCCTCACTGTGGAGAGGATGGTGTCACCTATTGAGAGTGCTGAAGATTTGGCCAAACAGACTGAAATCGCCTATGGGACACTGGATGCAGGCTCCACCAAAGAGTTCTTTAGG AGATCCAAGATCGCTCTCTTTGACAAGATGTGGCAGTACATGAAGAGCGCCGAGCCGTCTGTGTTCGTTAAAAACACGGTGGAAGGTGTTTTGCGAGTTCGGAAGTCCAAAGGCAAATATGCTTACCTTCTGGAGTCCACCATGAACGAGTACATCGAGCAGCGCAAGCCTTGCGACACCATGAAGGTTGGAGGGAACCTTGACTCTAAAGGCTACGGCATCGCTACACCCAAGGGATCTGCTTTAAG AACGCCAGTAAACCTTGCAGTATTGAAACTCAGTGAGCAAGGCATCTTAGACAAGCTGAAAAACAAATGGTGGTACGATAAGGGAGAGTGTGGAGCCAAGGACTCTGGAAGTAAG GAGAAGACTAGTGCCCTCAGCCTGAGTAACGTTGCGGGCGTCTTCTACATCCTGGTTGGCGGTCTTGGTCTGGCTATGCTGGTCGCTCTGGTGGAGTTCTGCTACAAGTCTCGCGCGGAGGCCAAGCGCATGAAG ATGACGTTCACAGATGCTATGCGCAGTAAGGCCAGGTTGTCTATAACGGGCAATACAGGGGAGAACGGACGAGTGCTGACTCCAGACTTCTCTAAAGCCGTCCATGCTGTGCCGTACCTGAGACCTGGCATGGCAATGCCTCTGAGTGTGAGCGAGCTGTCCTGA
- the gria2a gene encoding glutamate receptor 2a isoform X1: MILSGFLFPALWGLALGGSPSVQIGGLFPRGADQEYSAFRIGMVQFGTAEFRLTPHIDNLEVANSFAITNCFCSQFSRGVYAIFGFYDKKSVNTITSFCETLHVSFITPSFPADGLNQFVLQMRPDIKGPLISLVEYYKWEKFAYLYDSDRGLSTLQAVLDTAAERKWQVTAINVGNLKDEWKDEAYRSLFQDLENKKERRVILDCEQDKVKDIMEQVITIGRHVKGYHYIIANFGFVDGDLSKIQYGGANVSGFQIVDFDDPLVAKFDQRWEALEEKEYPGADSRIRYTSALTYDAVQVMTEAFRFLHKQRIDISRRGNNGDCLANPAVPWAQGVEIERALKQVRVDGLTGNIQFDQYGRRVNYTVNVMELKNSGPVKIGYWNEVDKMAVTKSDLFPNDTMGMENKTVVVTTILEAPYVMLKKNAELFTDNERYEGYCVDLAAEIAKHCGFKYQLRIVADGKYGARDAETKIWNGMVGELVYGKADIAVAPLTITLVREEVIDFSKPFMSLGISIMIKKPQKSKPGVFSFLDPLAYEIWMCIVFAYIGVSVVLFLVSRFSPYEWHTEEFEDGQLGPSESTNEFGIFNSLWFSLGAFMQQGCDISPRSLSGRIVGGVWWFFTLIIISSYTANLAAFLTVERMVSPIESAEDLAKQTEIAYGTLDAGSTKEFFRRSKIALFDKMWQYMKSAEPSVFVKNTVEGVLRVRKSKGKYAYLLESTMNEYIEQRKPCDTMKVGGNLDSKGYGIATPKGSALRNAVNLAVLKLNEQGLLDKLKNKWWYDKGECGSGGGESKEKTSALSLSNVAGVFYILVGGLGLAMLVALVEFCYKSRAEAKRMKMTFTDAMRSKARLSITGNTGENGRVLTPDFSKAVHAVPYLRPGMAMPLSVSELS, translated from the exons TTTGCTCCCAGTTCTCCAGGGGAGTGTATGCTATCTTCGGCTTCTACGATAAGAAGTCTGTGAACACAATCACGTCATTTTGTGAGACGCTGCACGTGTCCTTCATCACACCCAGTTTTCCAGCCGATGGGCTCAACCAGTTTGTTCTACAAATGCGACCTGATATCAAAGGTCCTCTCATCAGCCTAGTGGAATATTACAAGTGGGAGAAGTTTGCCTATCTATATGACAGCGACAGAG GTCTCTCGACCCTGCAGGCAGTGCTGGACACAGCAGCAGAGAGGAAATGGCAGGTAACAGCAATAAATGTTGGGAACCTGAAGGATGAGTGGAAAGATGAGGCATATCGTTCCCTCTTTCAAGACCTCGAGAACAAGAAAGAGAGGAGAGTCATTTTAGACTGTGAACAGGACAAGGTCAAGGACATTATGGAACAG GTTATTACGATTGGTCGACACGTAAAAGGATATCATTACATCATTGCCAATTTT GGTTTTGTGGATGGAGATTTGTCCAAGATTCAATATGGAGGAGCGAATGTATCTGGATTTCAGATTGTGGATTTTGATGACCCTCTTGTTGCTAAATTTGACCAGCGCTGGGAGGCGCTGGAAGAAAAGGAGTATCCTGGAGCAGACAGCAGAATTAGG TACACTTCTGCCCTCACATATGATGCTGTTCAAGTAATGACGGAGGCGTTCCGATTTCTGCATAAACAAAGAATTGACATCAGCCGGCGTGGCAACAACGGAGATTGTCTGGCCAATCCTGCGGTGCCGTGGGCACAGGGGGTGGAGATAGAGCGTGCCCTCAAGCAG GTGCGAGTTGATGGATTGACAGGAAATATTCAGTTTGATCAGTACGGCAGGAGGGTGAATTACACAGTCAATGTCATGGAGCTGAAAAACAGTGGCCCTGTAAAG ATTGGTTACTGGAATGAGGTGGACAAAATGGCGGTCACAAAATCAGACCTTTTCCCAAATGACACCATGGGAATGGAGAATAAAACTGTGGTTGTGACAACAATCCTG GAGGCACCGTATGTAATGCTGAAGAAGAACGCAGAGTTATTCACTGACAATGAACGTTATGAGGGATACTGTGTGGATCTGGCCGCTGAGATTGCAAAGCATTGTGGATTTAAGTACCAGCTGAGGATTGTGGCAGATGGGAAGTATGGCGCACGAGATGCTGAGACTAAAATTTGGAATGGCATGGTTGGGGAGCTGGTGTATGGG AAAGCAGACATCGCTGTTGCTCCTCTAACCATCACTCTTGTCAGAGAGGAGGTGATCGACTTCTCAAAACCTTTCATGAGTCTTGGCATTTCCATTATGATCAAAAAACCACAGAAATCCAAGCCGGGCGTCTTCTCCTTTCTGGACCCATTAGCCTATGAGATCTGGATGTGCATTGTATTCGCCTACATCGGAGTAAGCGTTGTGCTCTTCCTTGTTAGCCGATTCAGTCCTTACGAGTGGCACACAGAGGAGTTTGAGGACGGGCAGCTCGGCCCTAGCGAATCAACGAACGAATTTGGCATCTTTAATAGTCTGTGGTTTTCTCTGGGCGCTTTTATGCAGCAGGGATGCGATATTTCACCAAG GTCTCTGTCTGGTCGTATAGTTGGTGGTGTATGGTGGTTTTTCACCCTCATCATCATTTCCTCTTACACGGCCAATCTGGCTGCCTTCCTCACTGTGGAGAGGATGGTGTCACCTATTGAGAGTGCTGAAGATTTGGCCAAACAGACTGAAATCGCCTATGGGACACTGGATGCAGGCTCCACCAAAGAGTTCTTTAGG AGATCCAAGATCGCTCTCTTTGACAAGATGTGGCAGTACATGAAGAGCGCCGAGCCGTCTGTGTTCGTTAAAAACACGGTGGAAGGTGTTTTGCGAGTTCGGAAGTCCAAAGGCAAATATGCTTACCTTCTGGAGTCCACCATGAACGAGTACATCGAGCAGCGCAAGCCTTGCGACACCATGAAGGTTGGAGGGAACCTTGACTCTAAAGGCTACGGCATCGCTACACCCAAGGGATCTGCTTTAAG AAACGCGGTAAACCTTGCAGTGCTAAAACTGAACGAGCAGGGGCTTCTGGATAAATTGAAAAACAAATGGTGGTACGACAAAGGAGAGTGCGGCAGCGGAGGCGGGGAGTCAAAG GAGAAGACTAGTGCCCTCAGCCTGAGTAACGTTGCGGGCGTCTTCTACATCCTGGTTGGCGGTCTTGGTCTGGCTATGCTGGTCGCTCTGGTGGAGTTCTGCTACAAGTCTCGCGCGGAGGCCAAGCGCATGAAG ATGACGTTCACAGATGCTATGCGCAGTAAGGCCAGGTTGTCTATAACGGGCAATACAGGGGAGAACGGACGAGTGCTGACTCCAGACTTCTCTAAAGCCGTCCATGCTGTGCCGTACCTGAGACCTGGCATGGCAATGCCTCTGAGTGTGAGCGAGCTGTCCTGA
- the gria2a gene encoding glutamate receptor 2a isoform X3 has product MILSGFLFPALWGLALGGSPSVQIGGLFPRGADQEYSAFRIGMVQFGTAEFRLTPHIDNLEVANSFAITNCFCSQFSRGVYAIFGFYDKKSVNTITSFCETLHVSFITPSFPADGLNQFVLQMRPDIKGPLISLVEYYKWEKFAYLYDSDRGLSTLQAVLDTAAERKWQVTAINVGNLKDEWKDEAYRSLFQDLENKKERRVILDCEQDKVKDIMEQVITIGRHVKGYHYIIANFGFVDGDLSKIQYGGANVSGFQIVDFDDPLVAKFDQRWEALEEKEYPGADSRIRYTSALTYDAVQVMTEAFRFLHKQRIDISRRGNNGDCLANPAVPWAQGVEIERALKQVRVDGLTGNIQFDQYGRRVNYTVNVMELKNSGPVKIGYWNEVDKMAVTKSDLFPNDTMGMENKTVVVTTILEAPYVMLKKNAELFTDNERYEGYCVDLAAEIAKHCGFKYQLRIVADGKYGARDAETKIWNGMVGELVYGKADIAVAPLTITLVREEVIDFSKPFMSLGISIMIKKPQKSKPGVFSFLDPLAYEIWMCIVFAYIGVSVVLFLVSRFSPYEWHTEEFEDGQLGPSESTNEFGIFNSLWFSLGAFMQQGCDISPRSLSGRIVGGVWWFFTLIIISSYTANLAAFLTVERMVSPIESAEDLAKQTEIAYGTLDAGSTKEFFRRSKIALFDKMWQYMKSAEPSVFVKNTVEGVLRVRKSKGKYAYLLESTMNEYIEQRKPCDTMKVGGNLDSKGYGIATPKGSALRNAVNLAVLKLNEQGLLDKLKNKWWYDKGECGSGGGESKEKTSALSLSNVAGVFYILVGGLGLAMLVALVEFCYKSRAEAKRMKVAKTQALNPPSSSQNSQNFATYKEGYNVYGLESVKI; this is encoded by the exons TTTGCTCCCAGTTCTCCAGGGGAGTGTATGCTATCTTCGGCTTCTACGATAAGAAGTCTGTGAACACAATCACGTCATTTTGTGAGACGCTGCACGTGTCCTTCATCACACCCAGTTTTCCAGCCGATGGGCTCAACCAGTTTGTTCTACAAATGCGACCTGATATCAAAGGTCCTCTCATCAGCCTAGTGGAATATTACAAGTGGGAGAAGTTTGCCTATCTATATGACAGCGACAGAG GTCTCTCGACCCTGCAGGCAGTGCTGGACACAGCAGCAGAGAGGAAATGGCAGGTAACAGCAATAAATGTTGGGAACCTGAAGGATGAGTGGAAAGATGAGGCATATCGTTCCCTCTTTCAAGACCTCGAGAACAAGAAAGAGAGGAGAGTCATTTTAGACTGTGAACAGGACAAGGTCAAGGACATTATGGAACAG GTTATTACGATTGGTCGACACGTAAAAGGATATCATTACATCATTGCCAATTTT GGTTTTGTGGATGGAGATTTGTCCAAGATTCAATATGGAGGAGCGAATGTATCTGGATTTCAGATTGTGGATTTTGATGACCCTCTTGTTGCTAAATTTGACCAGCGCTGGGAGGCGCTGGAAGAAAAGGAGTATCCTGGAGCAGACAGCAGAATTAGG TACACTTCTGCCCTCACATATGATGCTGTTCAAGTAATGACGGAGGCGTTCCGATTTCTGCATAAACAAAGAATTGACATCAGCCGGCGTGGCAACAACGGAGATTGTCTGGCCAATCCTGCGGTGCCGTGGGCACAGGGGGTGGAGATAGAGCGTGCCCTCAAGCAG GTGCGAGTTGATGGATTGACAGGAAATATTCAGTTTGATCAGTACGGCAGGAGGGTGAATTACACAGTCAATGTCATGGAGCTGAAAAACAGTGGCCCTGTAAAG ATTGGTTACTGGAATGAGGTGGACAAAATGGCGGTCACAAAATCAGACCTTTTCCCAAATGACACCATGGGAATGGAGAATAAAACTGTGGTTGTGACAACAATCCTG GAGGCACCGTATGTAATGCTGAAGAAGAACGCAGAGTTATTCACTGACAATGAACGTTATGAGGGATACTGTGTGGATCTGGCCGCTGAGATTGCAAAGCATTGTGGATTTAAGTACCAGCTGAGGATTGTGGCAGATGGGAAGTATGGCGCACGAGATGCTGAGACTAAAATTTGGAATGGCATGGTTGGGGAGCTGGTGTATGGG AAAGCAGACATCGCTGTTGCTCCTCTAACCATCACTCTTGTCAGAGAGGAGGTGATCGACTTCTCAAAACCTTTCATGAGTCTTGGCATTTCCATTATGATCAAAAAACCACAGAAATCCAAGCCGGGCGTCTTCTCCTTTCTGGACCCATTAGCCTATGAGATCTGGATGTGCATTGTATTCGCCTACATCGGAGTAAGCGTTGTGCTCTTCCTTGTTAGCCGATTCAGTCCTTACGAGTGGCACACAGAGGAGTTTGAGGACGGGCAGCTCGGCCCTAGCGAATCAACGAACGAATTTGGCATCTTTAATAGTCTGTGGTTTTCTCTGGGCGCTTTTATGCAGCAGGGATGCGATATTTCACCAAG GTCTCTGTCTGGTCGTATAGTTGGTGGTGTATGGTGGTTTTTCACCCTCATCATCATTTCCTCTTACACGGCCAATCTGGCTGCCTTCCTCACTGTGGAGAGGATGGTGTCACCTATTGAGAGTGCTGAAGATTTGGCCAAACAGACTGAAATCGCCTATGGGACACTGGATGCAGGCTCCACCAAAGAGTTCTTTAGG AGATCCAAGATCGCTCTCTTTGACAAGATGTGGCAGTACATGAAGAGCGCCGAGCCGTCTGTGTTCGTTAAAAACACGGTGGAAGGTGTTTTGCGAGTTCGGAAGTCCAAAGGCAAATATGCTTACCTTCTGGAGTCCACCATGAACGAGTACATCGAGCAGCGCAAGCCTTGCGACACCATGAAGGTTGGAGGGAACCTTGACTCTAAAGGCTACGGCATCGCTACACCCAAGGGATCTGCTTTAAG AAACGCGGTAAACCTTGCAGTGCTAAAACTGAACGAGCAGGGGCTTCTGGATAAATTGAAAAACAAATGGTGGTACGACAAAGGAGAGTGCGGCAGCGGAGGCGGGGAGTCAAAG GAGAAGACTAGTGCCCTCAGCCTGAGTAACGTTGCGGGCGTCTTCTACATCCTGGTTGGCGGTCTTGGTCTGGCTATGCTGGTCGCTCTGGTGGAGTTCTGCTACAAGTCTCGCGCGGAGGCCAAGCGCATGAAGGTTGCCAAGACTCAGGCTCTAAATCCCCCCTCTTCCTCGCAGAATTCTCAGAATTTTGCTACTTATAAGGAAGGGTACAACGTTTATGGGCTGGAGAGTGTTAAGATCTAG